In one window of Lepidochelys kempii isolate rLepKem1 chromosome 27, rLepKem1.hap2, whole genome shotgun sequence DNA:
- the LOC140903887 gene encoding keratin, type I cytoskeletal 10-like isoform X2 produces MQTKNLNEEQAYLKKNHEEEMKSLQSTISGDANVEINATPGIGITTHLNKMRAEYEALTEKNRKDAEAWFSEKSKEFNVQINFRAEETSTNKKQITELKRTLQALEIELKSQLVLCYFTVLLKSSWFRLLQKLKSFQRVTSGDINVEMDASPRVYLTK; encoded by the exons ATGCAGACTAAAAACCTGAATGAAGAGCAGGCTTACCTCAAGAAGAACCATGAGGAG GAAATGAAAAGTTTGCAAAGCACGATCTCTGGTGATGCTAATGTAGAAATTAATGCTACTCCAGGAATTGGTATCACTACTCATCTGAATAAAATGAGAGCAGAGTATGAGGCCCTCACTGAGAAAAATCGGAAAGACGCTGAAGCCTGGTTCAGTGAAAAG AGTAAAGAATTCAATGTACAGATCAACTTTAGAGCTGAGGAGACCAGTACCAACAAAAAGCAGATTACTGAACTGAAACGCACTCTTCAAGCCTTGGAGATAGAGCTGAAATCCCAACTTGTTCTG TGTTACTTCACTGTGTTATTAAAGTCCTCCTGGTTTCGTCTTCTCCAGAAACTAAAAAGTTTTCAAAGGGTTACTAGCGGTGATATCAATGTTGAAATGGATGCATCTCCAAGAGTTTATCTGACTAAATGA
- the LOC140903887 gene encoding keratin, type I cytoskeletal 10-like isoform X1, with translation MQTKNLNEEQAYLKKNHEEEMKSLQSTISGDANVEINATPGIGITTHLNKMRAEYEALTEKNRKDAEAWFSEKSKEFNVQINFRAEETSTNKKQITELKRTLQALEIELKSQLVLKQSLEATLTETEGCYCAQLSEIQVAISSMETQVQQIRDDMECQNSEYELLLDIKIHLENETEVYHRLLDGEGS, from the exons ATGCAGACTAAAAACCTGAATGAAGAGCAGGCTTACCTCAAGAAGAACCATGAGGAG GAAATGAAAAGTTTGCAAAGCACGATCTCTGGTGATGCTAATGTAGAAATTAATGCTACTCCAGGAATTGGTATCACTACTCATCTGAATAAAATGAGAGCAGAGTATGAGGCCCTCACTGAGAAAAATCGGAAAGACGCTGAAGCCTGGTTCAGTGAAAAG AGTAAAGAATTCAATGTACAGATCAACTTTAGAGCTGAGGAGACCAGTACCAACAAAAAGCAGATTACTGAACTGAAACGCACTCTTCAAGCCTTGGAGATAGAGCTGAAATCCCAACTTGTTCTG AAACAATCTCTTGAAGCCACCTTGACAGAGACAGAAGGTTGTTATTGTGCACAACTTTCAGAAATACAAGTGGCGATTAGCAGCATGGAGACACAAGTGCAACAGATAAGGGATGATATGGAATGCCAGAATTCAGAGTATGAATTACTCCTGGACATCAAGATTCATCTGGAAAATGAGACTGAGGTTTACCACCGCCTGCTAGATGGAGAGGGAAGTTAA